A region of uncultured Desulfobacter sp. DNA encodes the following proteins:
- the pta gene encoding phosphate acetyltransferase, which yields MSSGLYITATQAGAGKSAIALGVMEMLFRKLDCVGFFRPIITTDPEEAWDQDIELMSSQYNLDRPYGTMYGVTRTEADQLLSHGKKDELLEKIIEKYNDAKERCSFILCEGTDFVSSTTGVEFDINATIIQNLNSPVLLVADAHNKSMEEAATLTGMTLDSLQSKGCHILGTIINRVPPADHPHIIDYFRKTGLFPDQVIYAVPEEETLANPTIAEIASALGAKVLLGNDQIYRHARGFTVAAMQLTNLLSRIDHGTLIITPGDRADVIVGCMAALSSDSVENVSGIILTGGLIPEGPVWELIKGIPDAVPVLSVKENTFPTAVSVQKIQSMISPYDDRKITRTLALFEQHVDIDKMMDKVITTDTTIMTPKMFEYELIRKARIFKKRIVLPEGDEDRILRATETILRRGIADITLLGDEKKIRQKIRKLGLRMNGFEIINPEKSELLEMYAQVYCDLRKHKGMTIENARDRVTDVNYFGTMMVHMNDVDGMVSGAVHSTAATIIPSFEIIKAKNPQTPVSGLFFMCLPHRVLAYGDCAINPDPNAEQLSEIAITSAETVKMFDIEPRIAMLSYSTGTSGKGKDVDKVREATLIVKQKRPDLLIEGPIQYDAAIEPDVAKTKMPDSPVAGKATVFIFPDLNTGNNTYKAVQRSSNAVAVGPTLQGLNKPVNDLSRGCLVTDIINTVAITAIQAAEQDWKRKS from the coding sequence ATGTCAAGCGGTCTATATATCACCGCCACCCAGGCGGGAGCCGGCAAGTCAGCCATTGCGCTGGGCGTAATGGAAATGCTTTTTCGAAAACTGGACTGCGTGGGATTTTTCAGACCCATCATCACCACTGACCCCGAAGAAGCCTGGGATCAGGATATTGAACTGATGTCCAGCCAATATAACCTTGACCGGCCCTATGGGACCATGTACGGCGTCACCCGGACCGAGGCGGACCAGCTGTTAAGCCATGGTAAAAAAGACGAGCTGCTTGAAAAAATAATCGAAAAATACAATGACGCCAAGGAGAGGTGCAGCTTTATTCTGTGCGAGGGAACAGATTTCGTATCCTCCACCACAGGTGTGGAATTCGACATCAATGCCACCATTATCCAGAACCTGAACAGCCCCGTACTCCTGGTGGCGGACGCCCACAACAAATCCATGGAAGAGGCAGCCACACTCACCGGCATGACCTTGGATTCCCTGCAAAGCAAGGGATGTCACATCCTGGGCACCATAATCAACCGCGTGCCCCCTGCCGACCATCCCCACATTATTGATTATTTTAGAAAAACAGGGTTATTCCCCGATCAGGTCATATATGCTGTCCCCGAAGAGGAGACACTGGCCAACCCGACCATTGCAGAAATTGCAAGCGCCCTGGGTGCAAAGGTACTTCTTGGAAACGACCAGATCTATCGCCATGCCCGGGGATTTACCGTTGCAGCCATGCAGCTGACCAACCTGTTAAGCAGAATTGACCACGGCACTTTGATCATCACTCCGGGAGACAGGGCCGATGTCATAGTGGGATGCATGGCAGCCCTGTCTTCGGATTCCGTGGAAAATGTTTCGGGCATCATTCTGACCGGCGGCCTCATCCCCGAAGGGCCGGTGTGGGAACTCATCAAAGGCATCCCCGATGCTGTGCCCGTACTCAGCGTCAAAGAAAACACGTTTCCCACCGCAGTCAGCGTACAAAAAATCCAGAGCATGATTTCCCCGTATGATGACAGAAAAATCACCCGGACCCTGGCACTGTTTGAACAGCATGTGGACATCGACAAAATGATGGATAAAGTCATCACCACGGACACCACCATTATGACACCCAAGATGTTCGAATACGAACTGATACGGAAAGCCCGGATATTCAAAAAACGGATCGTGCTGCCCGAAGGAGATGAGGACCGCATATTGCGTGCAACTGAAACCATACTGCGGCGTGGAATCGCGGACATCACCCTCCTTGGCGATGAAAAAAAGATCCGTCAGAAAATCAGAAAACTTGGCCTGCGCATGAACGGGTTTGAAATCATCAACCCTGAAAAATCCGAACTGTTAGAGATGTATGCCCAGGTTTACTGCGATTTAAGAAAGCACAAGGGCATGACCATCGAAAATGCCCGGGACCGGGTAACGGACGTCAACTACTTCGGCACCATGATGGTGCATATGAATGATGTAGACGGTATGGTATCGGGTGCTGTGCACAGCACTGCAGCCACCATCATACCATCTTTTGAAATCATTAAAGCCAAAAATCCGCAGACCCCTGTATCGGGACTCTTCTTCATGTGCCTGCCCCACAGGGTGTTAGCCTACGGCGACTGCGCCATCAATCCGGATCCCAACGCGGAACAACTGTCGGAAATTGCCATCACCTCGGCGGAAACCGTAAAAATGTTTGACATCGAACCAAGAATCGCCATGCTTTCATATTCCACGGGGACATCGGGCAAAGGCAAGGATGTTGACAAGGTCAGGGAAGCCACCCTGATCGTCAAGCAGAAACGTCCGGACTTGCTCATTGAAGGTCCCATCCAGTATGATGCAGCCATAGAACCCGATGTGGCAAAAACCAAAATGCCAGACTCTCCTGTGGCCGGAAAAGCCACTGTTTTTATTTTTCCGGACCTCAACACAGGAAACAATACCTACAAGGCTGTACAGCGCTCATCCAACGCCGTAGCCGTAGGTCCGACGCTGCAGGGCTTGAACAAACCTGTAAACGACCTAAGCCGGGGATGTCTTGTAACCGATATCATCAACACCGTGGCAATCACAGCCATCCAGGCCGCCGAACAGGATTGGAAAAGAAAGAGTTAA
- a CDS encoding YkgJ family cysteine cluster protein, producing MTEIPEYFLPLTQLYHDMDCAWDQVAKRYGFQCNGCEDNCCLSLFFHHTHAEVSFLQFGFQTLPVKDQEHVLALSREYCRQTFEQPAENHNRPTSRKLPCPLLKTDRCSLYHFRPMICRLHGLPHELHKPGFNVIKGPGCDAGKFDTRTYIPFDRTPFYKQMAVIEMNFRQQTGKTEKIKKTIAQILADSPPQR from the coding sequence ATGACAGAAATACCGGAATATTTTCTCCCCCTGACCCAGCTTTACCATGACATGGACTGCGCGTGGGATCAGGTTGCAAAGCGTTATGGGTTTCAGTGCAACGGTTGCGAAGACAACTGCTGTTTGTCTCTTTTCTTTCACCACACCCATGCAGAAGTATCTTTTCTGCAATTTGGATTTCAGACATTACCCGTTAAAGACCAGGAGCATGTGTTGGCACTGAGTCGGGAATACTGCCGCCAAACCTTTGAGCAACCCGCAGAAAACCACAACCGGCCGACATCCAGAAAACTTCCCTGCCCCCTGCTCAAAACGGATCGTTGCAGCCTCTACCACTTCAGACCAATGATCTGCCGGCTACACGGACTGCCCCATGAACTTCACAAACCTGGATTCAATGTCATAAAAGGACCAGGTTGTGATGCCGGAAAATTTGACACACGGACATACATTCCTTTTGACCGGACCCCATTTTATAAACAGATGGCTGTTATAGAAATGAATTTCAGACAGCAGACAGGTAAAACAGAAAAAATCAAAAAAACCATTGCACAAATCCTTGCAGATTCACCCCCGCAGCGATAA
- a CDS encoding deoxyguanosinetriphosphate triphosphohydrolase yields the protein MNTKNPKIEQTPSIREIFQEREHNFLSRYGTPSTIAERRHSEVVHCKIRTPFQLDRDRIVYSNAFRRLKYKTQVFLSPLGDHYRTRLTHTFEVSETARNIARAMRLNEDLAEAVALGHDLGHTPFGHAGETALIQIHTSRFTHSDQSLRVVDVLENKGKGLNLTNQVRDGILKHSKGFGNIIPATLGETASTIEGRIVRIADIIAYLNHDLDDALRGKVISRDDVPDICIQKLGTTHSARASTMMEQLVYNSGPKNGEFILDMGRETMEAMTVLRKFLFEKVYRSPAVHGEFVKAKKVIIGLYNYFMENPDEMQKELEKMEMAPWDSATSTLNRSVCDVIASMTDRYALKLYARLFFPNPLV from the coding sequence ATGAATACAAAAAACCCCAAAATAGAGCAAACACCCAGTATCCGGGAAATCTTCCAGGAACGGGAGCACAATTTCCTGTCAAGATATGGCACGCCAAGCACCATCGCCGAACGCCGTCATTCTGAAGTTGTTCATTGCAAAATCAGAACCCCCTTCCAGCTGGACCGGGACCGGATTGTATATTCCAATGCTTTCAGACGATTAAAATACAAAACCCAGGTATTTTTATCCCCTTTGGGCGACCATTACCGAACACGGCTCACTCATACCTTTGAAGTTTCTGAGACGGCAAGAAATATTGCCCGGGCCATGCGCCTGAATGAGGATCTTGCCGAAGCCGTTGCCCTTGGCCATGATTTAGGACATACACCTTTTGGTCACGCCGGAGAAACCGCTCTGATCCAGATACACACCTCCCGCTTTACCCATTCCGATCAAAGCCTGAGAGTCGTGGATGTGTTAGAAAACAAAGGCAAGGGCCTGAATCTCACAAACCAGGTCAGAGACGGTATTCTCAAACACTCCAAGGGATTTGGCAATATCATTCCGGCCACCCTCGGCGAAACCGCATCCACCATTGAAGGACGGATTGTCCGTATAGCAGACATCATTGCCTACCTGAACCACGATCTCGATGATGCTTTGCGCGGCAAAGTGATCTCCAGGGACGATGTGCCGGACATCTGCATCCAAAAGCTTGGCACGACCCACTCTGCCCGGGCGTCTACAATGATGGAACAGCTGGTTTACAACAGCGGGCCAAAAAACGGAGAGTTTATTTTAGACATGGGCCGAGAGACAATGGAAGCCATGACGGTTCTAAGAAAATTTCTCTTTGAAAAGGTATACCGCTCTCCTGCGGTTCACGGAGAATTTGTAAAGGCAAAAAAAGTAATTATCGGTCTTTACAACTATTTCATGGAAAATCCCGATGAGATGCAAAAAGAGCTGGAGAAAATGGAAATGGCGCCCTGGGATTCAGCTACAAGCACACTGAACCGCTCCGTATGCGATGTCATTGCCTCCATGACAGACCGGTACGCACTTAAACTTTACGCCCGTCTGTTTTTCCCAAACCCTCTGGTATAA
- a CDS encoding nucleoside deaminase: MDYSFFMDQALEQARIAYGQGQFPVGCVIVQDGQVIASGARSGTSGKGSFFSEIDHAEIRALKSLESSDIRFIPERAVLFCTMEPCLMCFAAIILAGIRTVVFAYEDVMGGGTGMDRQLLRPLYRDAQIKVIPHVLRKKSLDLFYNFFNKDANLYWKDSLLESYTLDQWHRSEKRNLEAEK, encoded by the coding sequence TTGGATTATTCGTTTTTTATGGATCAGGCCCTTGAACAAGCCCGCATAGCTTATGGGCAAGGGCAGTTCCCTGTCGGGTGCGTGATTGTGCAAGACGGGCAGGTGATCGCCTCTGGGGCCAGATCCGGAACTTCAGGGAAGGGATCTTTTTTTAGCGAAATTGACCACGCAGAAATACGTGCCCTTAAATCCCTTGAGTCGTCGGATATTCGATTTATCCCTGAACGGGCGGTTTTGTTTTGCACCATGGAGCCCTGTCTCATGTGTTTTGCCGCAATTATTCTGGCGGGTATCCGGACCGTCGTATTTGCCTATGAAGATGTAATGGGAGGGGGAACCGGCATGGATCGGCAGCTCCTGAGGCCTCTTTATAGGGACGCCCAGATAAAGGTAATTCCCCATGTGCTGCGTAAAAAAAGCCTTGACCTTTTTTATAATTTCTTTAATAAAGATGCTAACTTATACTGGAAAGACAGTCTTTTGGAATCTTATACGCTTGATCAATGGCATAGGTCAGAAAAGCGTAATTTAGAAGCAGAAAAATAG
- the infC gene encoding translation initiation factor IF-3, whose protein sequence is MNKGIRATEIRVIGSDGGQIGIVSVAEALRIAESEELDLVEVSPDAKPPVCKIMDHGKYKYELTKKKQEAKRKQKSVQIKEIKVRPKTDDHDLETKVRHVEKFISGGDKVKITLVFRGREFMLKEQANAILEKIMEMTKDFALVEQTPKYEGRVITMLLGPK, encoded by the coding sequence GTGAATAAAGGGATCAGAGCCACTGAGATTCGGGTTATCGGTTCTGATGGTGGGCAGATAGGCATTGTATCGGTTGCTGAGGCGCTGCGTATTGCTGAAAGCGAAGAATTGGATCTGGTTGAGGTATCTCCGGATGCTAAGCCTCCTGTCTGTAAAATAATGGATCATGGAAAGTATAAGTACGAGCTGACTAAGAAAAAGCAGGAAGCTAAAAGGAAGCAAAAAAGTGTTCAGATTAAGGAGATTAAGGTTCGTCCCAAAACAGACGACCATGATCTTGAAACCAAAGTCCGGCACGTAGAAAAGTTTATTTCCGGTGGTGACAAGGTGAAGATCACACTTGTTTTCCGGGGGCGTGAATTCATGCTCAAGGAACAGGCCAACGCCATTTTGGAAAAAATAATGGAGATGACCAAAGACTTTGCTCTGGTTGAGCAGACCCCCAAATATGAAGGGCGGGTCATTACCATGCTGCTGGGTCCAAAATAA
- the rpmI gene encoding 50S ribosomal protein L35, giving the protein MPKIKTCRAAAKRFEKTGSGKYKFRKANASHILTKKTTKRKRSLRQPQIVAGCDMKEVRRMLPYG; this is encoded by the coding sequence ATGCCAAAAATTAAAACATGCCGTGCGGCTGCCAAGCGGTTTGAAAAAACCGGGTCAGGCAAATACAAATTCCGCAAAGCCAATGCCAGTCACATTCTGACCAAAAAGACCACCAAACGGAAGAGAAGTCTTCGTCAGCCCCAGATTGTCGCAGGCTGTGATATGAAAGAAGTTCGCCGGATGCTGCCTTACGGCTAA
- the rplT gene encoding 50S ribosomal protein L20, giving the protein MRVKRGFKARRRRNKVLQLAKGFRGGRSKLYRTAADAVDKALMYAFRDRRARKRDFRKLWIVRINAGARMNELSYSRFMNGLKLAGSELDRKVLADLAVSDPAGFSQLAVQASAKLN; this is encoded by the coding sequence ATGAGAGTTAAAAGAGGGTTTAAGGCAAGACGGCGCCGCAACAAAGTGCTCCAGTTGGCAAAGGGTTTCAGGGGTGGAAGAAGTAAGCTTTATAGAACAGCTGCAGATGCGGTGGATAAAGCATTAATGTATGCTTTCCGGGACCGGCGGGCAAGAAAAAGAGATTTCAGAAAATTGTGGATTGTACGTATTAACGCCGGTGCGCGGATGAATGAGTTGTCCTATTCCCGGTTCATGAACGGATTAAAGCTGGCCGGCAGTGAACTGGACAGAAAAGTTCTGGCCGATCTGGCTGTATCCGATCCCGCGGGTTTTTCCCAACTGGCTGTCCAGGCATCTGCCAAACTGAACTAA
- the pheS gene encoding phenylalanine--tRNA ligase subunit alpha, whose product MQNNLEDIEKQALEQISAADSRDVLESVSIHFLGRKGVLTSFLRNIPSLPVDERPGAGKNGNLLKVKLESAVRQAQSVLDASAAGGAEGIDITLPGRMVKKGALHPITQVIDEICGIFLRLGFDIAEGPEVETDYYNFEALNIPKYHPARDMQDTFYVSENIVLRTHTSGSQPRVMEKSEPPVRIISPGKVFRCDSDLTHTPMFHQVEGLMVDENVSFGDLKGVLTTFVQQFFDKDTSLRFRPSFFPFTEPSAEVDIRCVMCKGKGCRVCSNTGWIEILGSGMVHPAVFENVGYDTQKYTGFAFGLGMERVAMLKYGIDDIRKYFENDVRFLGQF is encoded by the coding sequence TTGCAAAACAATCTCGAAGACATTGAAAAACAGGCCCTGGAACAAATCAGCGCGGCAGACTCAAGGGATGTCCTTGAGTCTGTATCTATTCATTTTCTCGGCCGCAAAGGGGTGCTTACCTCCTTTTTGCGCAATATTCCATCCCTTCCGGTGGATGAACGACCTGGGGCGGGGAAAAATGGTAATCTGCTCAAGGTAAAGCTTGAAAGTGCGGTAAGGCAGGCCCAGTCTGTTTTGGACGCCAGTGCAGCAGGGGGTGCGGAAGGTATTGATATCACGTTGCCCGGGCGAATGGTGAAAAAGGGCGCTCTTCATCCCATCACCCAGGTGATTGATGAGATCTGCGGTATCTTTCTGAGGTTAGGTTTTGACATTGCCGAAGGTCCGGAGGTTGAAACCGATTATTATAACTTCGAGGCCCTGAATATTCCCAAGTATCATCCGGCCAGGGACATGCAGGATACGTTTTATGTATCTGAAAATATCGTTTTGAGAACCCATACATCGGGTTCCCAGCCCCGGGTGATGGAGAAAAGTGAACCGCCTGTGCGCATTATTTCTCCGGGCAAGGTGTTTCGCTGTGATTCGGATTTGACTCATACCCCCATGTTTCATCAGGTCGAAGGTCTGATGGTGGATGAAAATGTCTCCTTTGGGGATCTTAAAGGGGTTCTGACTACTTTTGTTCAGCAGTTTTTCGATAAGGATACTTCGCTGCGGTTCAGACCCAGTTTTTTCCCCTTTACCGAGCCCAGTGCGGAGGTTGATATCCGTTGCGTCATGTGCAAGGGCAAAGGCTGCCGGGTCTGTTCGAATACCGGCTGGATTGAAATTCTGGGATCCGGCATGGTTCACCCGGCTGTGTTTGAGAATGTTGGTTATGATACCCAAAAGTATACGGGGTTTGCCTTTGGCCTTGGTATGGAGAGGGTTGCCATGCTCAAGTACGGAATTGATGATATCAGAAAATATTTCGAAAACGATGTGCGTTTTCTAGGGCAGTTCTAA
- the pheT gene encoding phenylalanine--tRNA ligase subunit beta: MKVSLSWLREYIPVDLDPQEISDRLTMAGLEVDGVDGLYDYLDNVVVAQVVQAKQHPDADKLTCCTVDIGNGEFAPIVCGAPNVREGMYVACALPGAVLPGDFKIKKSKLRGEPSHGMLCSAAELMLADDASGIMDLDGEFVTGTPLELALKLTDAVFEIDLTPNRPDCLSLIGVAREIGAFIEPPSKVSLPDVDFPEARMDSRDINDFITVQIEDPQLCPRYAAGMLFDVKVGPSPLWLKQRLEAVGLSSINNVVDITNFVMMETGQPLHAFDYDNIAKSKIIVRTAGKPGGAPLEFTTLDSKRHKLDPEMLMICDGEKPVGIAGVMGGENSEITEATTRVLVESAYFNPVSIRRTAKRTGIASDASHRFERGVDPSGTMFALKRAVSLMAQLCSATIAQEIIDENPVMAEPITIELSPDALNVRLGTSFSGDEMAQILGSVDFGVEKMENGHLQVHVPSFRVDVTRSEDLSEEVARLWGYNKIETSYPLVRAKGKPLAGRMVLRSKIRQAMTGFGFCEAINYNFIRKDACARMGIAETDKRTRMVEILNPISDQMSVLRTSIVPGLLDAMGRNTSKQVDALKLFEIGKIFFDTAPGEQPEEVEVVGGLIAGYRSDQVWYSKKEAVDFFDLKGVVQGLLASLQISGVLYERVDGLTCPYFEPGYGARVVKDGLVLGVLGKIASGVGAAFGLKQDAFLFDLDMDSLEKAVPESIQAVALPKFPSISRDATFIVPKYIQVGDIMDTISAFAKNQPLIEDYFLFDVFEGSNIGEDNKSLSFRVVYRSASKTLTENNIKKIHEQISRKILDDFEANLPG; the protein is encoded by the coding sequence ATGAAAGTCAGTTTAAGCTGGTTGCGTGAATATATTCCCGTTGATCTTGATCCCCAGGAAATATCCGACAGGCTCACCATGGCCGGTCTTGAAGTTGATGGTGTGGATGGTCTTTATGATTACCTGGACAATGTGGTTGTTGCCCAGGTTGTGCAGGCAAAACAGCATCCCGATGCTGACAAGCTTACCTGCTGTACCGTGGATATAGGAAACGGGGAGTTCGCGCCCATTGTCTGCGGTGCGCCCAATGTCCGGGAAGGTATGTATGTGGCCTGTGCTCTGCCGGGGGCCGTGCTGCCTGGTGATTTTAAAATCAAAAAAAGTAAGCTGAGGGGCGAACCTTCCCATGGTATGCTCTGTTCGGCTGCGGAGTTGATGCTTGCTGATGACGCATCCGGTATCATGGATCTTGACGGTGAATTTGTTACCGGAACTCCTCTTGAATTGGCCCTGAAACTGACTGATGCGGTATTTGAGATTGATCTGACCCCCAACCGGCCGGACTGCCTGAGCCTTATCGGTGTGGCGCGGGAAATCGGGGCGTTTATAGAGCCCCCAAGCAAGGTCTCTCTGCCGGATGTGGATTTTCCTGAGGCACGAATGGATTCCCGGGATATCAATGATTTCATCACGGTCCAGATTGAAGATCCTCAATTGTGCCCAAGGTATGCTGCAGGCATGCTTTTTGACGTCAAGGTCGGTCCTTCTCCTCTCTGGCTGAAGCAGCGCCTTGAAGCTGTGGGTCTCTCTTCCATTAATAATGTGGTGGATATCACCAACTTTGTCATGATGGAAACCGGGCAGCCTTTGCATGCCTTTGATTATGATAATATTGCCAAAAGCAAAATTATAGTCAGGACCGCCGGAAAACCCGGTGGTGCTCCCCTTGAATTTACCACCCTTGATTCAAAGCGCCATAAGCTTGATCCTGAAATGCTCATGATTTGTGATGGAGAGAAGCCTGTGGGTATTGCCGGTGTCATGGGGGGGGAGAATTCTGAAATTACCGAAGCCACCACCCGGGTGCTGGTGGAAAGTGCCTATTTTAATCCTGTATCAATCCGCCGTACTGCAAAAAGAACGGGTATTGCCTCGGATGCCTCCCACAGATTTGAACGAGGTGTGGACCCTTCGGGTACCATGTTTGCCTTGAAAAGAGCTGTTTCATTAATGGCTCAGTTGTGTTCGGCTACCATTGCCCAGGAAATTATCGATGAAAATCCTGTCATGGCCGAGCCCATTACCATTGAATTGAGTCCCGATGCATTGAATGTGCGTTTGGGTACCTCGTTTTCCGGTGATGAGATGGCCCAGATTCTTGGATCCGTCGACTTTGGTGTGGAAAAAATGGAAAATGGCCATCTGCAGGTTCATGTCCCTTCCTTTAGGGTGGATGTGACCCGATCCGAGGATCTTTCCGAAGAGGTGGCCCGGTTGTGGGGATATAATAAAATTGAAACCAGTTATCCTCTGGTAAGGGCCAAAGGTAAACCTCTTGCAGGCCGTATGGTGCTGCGCAGCAAGATCCGGCAGGCCATGACCGGGTTCGGGTTTTGTGAGGCCATCAATTATAATTTTATCCGCAAGGATGCCTGTGCACGTATGGGCATTGCAGAGACGGACAAAAGAACCCGTATGGTCGAGATTTTAAATCCCATATCCGACCAGATGTCGGTGCTCAGGACATCCATTGTGCCCGGTTTGCTGGATGCCATGGGCAGGAATACCTCTAAGCAGGTAGATGCGCTTAAATTGTTTGAGATCGGAAAAATATTTTTTGATACGGCCCCGGGCGAGCAGCCCGAGGAAGTGGAAGTCGTTGGCGGGTTAATTGCCGGGTATCGCAGTGATCAGGTCTGGTATTCCAAAAAGGAAGCCGTAGATTTTTTTGATCTTAAGGGTGTTGTTCAGGGGCTGCTTGCCTCGCTTCAGATTTCCGGTGTTCTTTATGAAAGGGTCGATGGCCTGACCTGTCCTTATTTTGAGCCGGGGTATGGTGCCCGTGTGGTGAAAGATGGCCTTGTCCTTGGTGTCCTTGGTAAAATTGCATCCGGCGTCGGTGCGGCTTTTGGGTTGAAGCAGGATGCGTTTCTTTTTGACCTGGATATGGACAGTCTTGAAAAGGCGGTGCCAGAATCTATCCAGGCGGTAGCCCTGCCTAAATTCCCTTCGATTTCCAGGGATGCTACGTTCATCGTGCCAAAATATATCCAGGTCGGTGATATAATGGATACGATTTCTGCTTTTGCCAAAAATCAGCCTCTGATTGAAGATTATTTTCTTTTTGATGTATTTGAAGGCAGCAACATAGGTGAAGACAACAAGTCGCTGTCATTCAGGGTAGTTTACCGCTCTGCCTCAAAAACCTTGACAGAAAATAACATTAAGAAGATTCATGAGCAGATTTCCCGGAAAATTCTTGATGATTTTGAGGCCAATCTGCCAGGGTAA
- the rimP gene encoding ribosome maturation factor RimP, translating into MAFINIKEFGAVEQQIQAVAQPLIESLGLELVHIECVVHNRQKFVRIYMDKPKGVGLDDCVAVSRELGDLIDIHIEDIGPYRLEVSSPGPNRPLKTRADFIRFQGERIKIETHEIIEGRKKFTGILEKTNDDSVTIAVDGRSFDIAGSNISRANLAGQ; encoded by the coding sequence ATGGCATTTATAAATATTAAAGAGTTCGGTGCTGTTGAGCAGCAGATTCAGGCTGTGGCCCAGCCTCTGATTGAATCTTTGGGACTGGAGCTGGTCCATATTGAATGTGTTGTCCATAACCGGCAGAAATTTGTCCGTATTTATATGGACAAGCCAAAAGGGGTTGGCCTGGATGACTGCGTCGCTGTCAGCCGGGAACTTGGGGATCTGATCGATATTCACATTGAGGATATTGGTCCTTACCGTCTGGAAGTATCATCTCCCGGCCCAAACCGCCCATTGAAGACAAGGGCGGACTTTATCAGATTCCAGGGTGAACGAATTAAAATTGAAACCCACGAAATCATTGAGGGAAGAAAAAAGTTCACCGGGATTCTTGAGAAAACAAATGATGATTCTGTAACGATTGCCGTTGACGGAAGGTCCTTCGATATTGCCGGAAGCAATATCAGCAGAGCAAATCTAGCAGGTCAGTAA